In one Mus caroli chromosome 14, CAROLI_EIJ_v1.1, whole genome shotgun sequence genomic region, the following are encoded:
- the Gpr18 gene encoding N-arachidonyl glycine receptor: MAALSNHNQLVLSNGSHPEEYKIAALVFYSCIFLIGLFVNVTALWVFSCTTKKRTTVTIYMMNVALLDLVFILSLPFRMFYYAKGEWPFGEYFCHILGALGVFYPSLALWLLAFISADRYMAIVQPKYAKELKNTGKAVLACVGVWVMTLITTVPLLLLYEDPDKASSPATCLKISDIVHLKAVNVLNFTRLIFFFLIPLFIMIGCYVVIIHSLLRGQTSKLKPKVKEKSIRIIMTLLLQVLVCFVPFHICFAVLMLQGQENSYSPWGAFTTFLMNLSTCLDVVLYYIVSKQFQARVISVMLYRNYLRSVRRKSVRSGSLRSLSNMNSEML, encoded by the coding sequence ATGGCCGCCCTGAGCAATCACAACCAGCTTGTTCTTTCTAATGGCTCACACCCAGAGGAATACAAAATCGCAGCCCTAGTCTTCTACAGCTGCATCTTCCTGATTGGGCTGTTTGTTAATGTCACTGCGTTGTGGGTTTTCAGCTGTACGACCAAGAAAAGAACCACAGTGACCATCTACATGATGAACGTCGCCCTACTGGACCTCGTATTTATACTCAGTCTGCCCTTTCGGATGTTTTACTATGCAAAAGGCGAGTGGCCATTTGGAGAGTACTTCTGCCACATTCTTGGGGCCCTGGGGGTGTTTTACCCAAGCCTTGCTCTGTGGCTTCTTGCTTTCATTAGTGCTGACAGATACATGGCCATCGTACAACCAAAATAcgccaaggagctgaagaacaCCGGCAAGGCCGTGCTTGCGTGTGTGGGGGTCTGGGTAATGACCCTGATCACCACTGTCCCCCTGCTACTGCTCTATGAAGACCCAGACAAGGCCTCCTCCCCGGCCACCTGCCTGAAGATCTCCGACATCGTCCACTTAAAAGCTGTCAACGTGCTCAACTTCACGCGACTCATATTTTTCTTCCTGATCCCTTTGTTCATCATGATTGGGTGCTACGTGGTCATCATTCACAGTCTCCTCCGAGGGCAGACGTCCAAGCTGAAGCCCAAGGTCAAGGAGAAGTCCATACGGATCATCATGACCCTCCTGCTGCAGGTGCTCGTCTGCTTCGTGCCCTTCCACATCTGCTTTGCCGTCCTGATGCTACAAGGACAGGAGAACAGCTACAGCCCCTGGGGAGCCTTCACCACCTTCCTCATGAACCTCAGCACCTGTCTCGATGTTGTCCTCTACTACATCGTTTCCAAACAGTTCCAGGCTCGAGTCATCAGCGTCATGCTGTACCGCAACTACCTTCGCAGTGTGCGCAGAAAAAGTGTCCGATCGGGCAGTTTACGGTCACTTAGCAACATGAACAGCGAAATGCTTTGA